The genomic segment TCCGGAAGGGGCAGTCCAATGATTTGAATTCCAACAAATTCGAGCGACTTTATGGGGTAATTTTTTCATCTAATAAATACTTATAATTATGTCTCGAAATTTATACCAAGAAATTTGAAAAATTAGTACACTTTTAAGATATTTATCTATTATAGAATCTTGATAGTACATTTATGAAAAAATTAAGATGCTTTACCAATTGATCGAAATCGACATCCAAGCCACTGACAATATCGCTTGCCCACATTGCCATCAAGAAATTATTAACTGGCAAGAAGAACAGTATGTTCAACCCTGTGAACATACCTTATTTATTGCCATGGATATCGGTTTTGAATACATCACCGATGAATTTGAGCAAACTATGCGAAAAACAGTGGATGAACTGCATGCCAATGATGACATTGTCAACATGTTCGAAGAAATCACCACAAGTACTTATCCAAATTATCTGATTTTAAAGTCTGATTTGGGTGCAGCAGGTTATTCACGTTATATTGGTTTAACAGTGTAAGAATCTAATTATTATATATAAGCAATAAAAAAGCACCCAAGGGTGCTTTTTTAATTTCAGGCCTGGCCTTCGACTTCTTCTACTTCATCGTCATCTGCACTGTCCATGCCGAGCTCTTTCAGCTTACGGGTGAGGGTATTACGTCCCCAACCTAAAAGCTCCGCAGCATGACGCTTACGACCACGGGTTTGTTGTAGTGCAGCATTGATGAGTGTGCGTTCAAACATTGGTGTAGCCACATCTAACAGCTTCATTTCACCGTTTTTCAGTTTCTGGATTGCCCATTGACCCAGTAACTCATCCCAATGATGCGGTGCAATTTGATTCAGGTTTGGAATTGGAGCACCCGGATCTTGTTGCTGAATTGGAATCTGTTTTAATTCAGGTGGGAGATCTTCAGGGTAAACTTCACGACCGGTAATCATCACTGTGAGCCAGCGACAAGTATTTTCAAGTTGACGTACGTTACCTTGCCAAGGCAGCTTCTGCATATATTCCTGAGTTTCAGGACGCAAGATTTTAGGATTAACGCCTAATTCTTTACCTGCACGCGCCAGGAAGTGCTGCGCCAACATCGGAATATCTTCAGAGCGATGTGCCAGTTTAGGTATATGAATACGAATCACGTTTAGACGGTGATACAAGTCTTCACGGAAGCGACCATCATGTACCAGCTTTTCCAGGTCCTGATGCGTTGCAGCCACAATACGTACATCAACTTTAACCGGAATGTGACCACCAACACGATAGAATTCCCCATCAGCTAGGACACGTAACAAACGAGTTTGTGTTTCAAATGGCATGTCACCAATTTCATCCAGGAACAGCGTACCGCCGTTGGCCTGTTCAAAACGGCCTTGACGTTGCGTATTTGCACCGGTAAAAGCACCTTTTTCATGACCAAATAATTCAGTCTCTATCAGGTCTTTTGGAATAGCCGCCATGTTCAGTGCAATAAACGGTTTATTGCTACGCGGTGAATGGCGGTGTAGGGCATGCGCTACCAGTTCTTTACCTGTACCGGATTCACCATTAATCAGCACGGTAATGTGTGATTGAGACAAACGACCAATGGCACGGAAGACTTCCTGCATGGCAGGCGATTCACCAATGATCTCAGTCGATTGAATGGTTGGTGCAGATTTGGCAGATTCT from the Acinetobacter sp. YWS30-1 genome contains:
- the glnG gene encoding nitrogen regulation protein NR(I) — protein: MSRNKIWVIDDDRAMRWVLEKTFKEEGFDVTSFEEAQSALDQLGVDAPDVILTDIRMPGIDGLTFLGKVKNTNPDLPVIIMTAHSDLESAVSSYQTGAFEYLPKPFDIDEALALVNRAILHITKLQQQESAKSAPTIQSTEIIGESPAMQEVFRAIGRLSQSHITVLINGESGTGKELVAHALHRHSPRSNKPFIALNMAAIPKDLIETELFGHEKGAFTGANTQRQGRFEQANGGTLFLDEIGDMPFETQTRLLRVLADGEFYRVGGHIPVKVDVRIVAATHQDLEKLVHDGRFREDLYHRLNVIRIHIPKLAHRSEDIPMLAQHFLARAGKELGVNPKILRPETQEYMQKLPWQGNVRQLENTCRWLTVMITGREVYPEDLPPELKQIPIQQQDPGAPIPNLNQIAPHHWDELLGQWAIQKLKNGEMKLLDVATPMFERTLINAALQQTRGRKRHAAELLGWGRNTLTRKLKELGMDSADDDEVEEVEGQA